The DNA region TTGCCGCTCTTGACGTGCGGGATGACGGAGGACGCCGTCTCGAAATCGATCTGCACCTGGCCGCCCATGAGATCCACCATGGCCGGGCCGCTGCCGCGATAGGGAACGTGGGTCATCGTCACCCCGGCGGCGTCCTTGAACAGCTCGGCGGCGATGTGCTGGGTGCTGCCCGCGCCGCTGCTGGCGAAGTTCAACTGGCCGGGCTTGCGCTTGAGCAGCGCGATCAGGTCTTGCACCGTCTTGACCGGCAGGTCGTTGTTGACCACCAGCACGTTGGGCACCGCGCCCACGAACACCACCGGCACCAGGTCGCGGTCGTTGTCGTAGCCCAGCTTGAGCAGATGCGGCGCGATGGCGTGCGCCGTGGAGACCCCCATGACCATGGTATGGCCGTCCGTGGACTTGGCGGTCAGGTCGGCGGCCAGGGTGTTGGAGGCGCCGGGCTTGTTCTCCACCACCACGCTTTGCTTGAGCAGGGGTCCCAGCTTGTCCGCCACGGCGCGCGCCATGGCGTCGGTGCCGCCGCCGGGCGCCGAGCCCACCAGCAGGCGCAAGGGCTTGGTCGGCCAGTTCAAGGGCTGGGTCTGGGCCTGGGCCGCGCCCTGCGCCAGGCAAAAGGCCACCGCGCCCAATACGGCGCACAAACGGGTTTTCATGAGTTGTCTCCTGAGACTGGTAGGCGGTCCGCGCGGGATGCGGACGCCTGTTTTTGTGCGCCTATCTTAAGAAGGCCGGCTGTTTCCGTAAAATGAAACTTTCGAACCAACTGTTCGCTTCAGGTGATCAATCATGGATCGTCTTCCCAACATGCCGGGACTGCTGACCCGCCTGCGCATGCGGCAAATCGTGCTGTTGCTGACCATCGAGGAGCGCGGCACCCTGCGCGCGGCCGCCGCGCAACTGAACATGACCCAGTCGGCCGCCAGCAAGATGCTGCACGAGCTGGAACTGGCGATCGGCCAGCCGCTGTTCGAGCGGGTGGGACGGGGGCTGGTGCTGGCGCCGGCCGGCGAGTGCGTGATGGGGTATTTCCGCGGCATGCGCGGCACGGTGTCGTCGCTCGGACGCGAACTGGAGGAATTGCGCCTGGGCAGCGCGGGCAAGCTGTTCATCGGCAGCATCATGGCCGCCTCTCCCGGCCACCTCACCGACGCCCTGCTGCGGCTGAAACAGACCTATCCGCTGCTGGCCGTGGAGATTTCCACCGGCACGAGCGACCTGCTGATCAAGCAATTGGACGAGGGGCGGCTGGACGTCGTCATCGGCCGCATGGTGACGCTATCGCAGCGCGACTATGTGTTCCGGCCCATCGGCGAGGAAGCCCTGTCCGTCATCGCCGCCGTCGACCATCCGCTGGCCCGGCGCAAGCGCGCCAGCTTCGAGGCCATGCAGGCCTATCCCTGGATATTGCAGCCGCACGGCAGCCCCATGCGGGACGTGATCGAACAGGAATTTCGCGCGCACGATTACGAGACGCCCAAAGGCCTGATCGAATCGGCCTCCATCCTCACCACCACCAACCTGGTGATGAAATCCGCCATGCTGGGCGTGATTCCGGAATCGGTGGCCAGCCGCTATGCGCGCCATGGCCTGCTGGCCATCCTGCCCTACACGATAGGCAACGCCCTCACCGCCTTCGGCAGCATCGTGCCGCGCAATCGGCCGCTGACCGCCGCGGCGGGCCATTTCGTGCAGTTGCTGCATGAAATGGCCTCCGGCGGCGCGGCGGAGGACGCCGCGACGAAGCGCCCTCGGGAAAGGATCAACCGCGATGCGTCTCGGCCATCTTCGCCAGGGCCACGGTCAGCGCGGCGCCGCCCAGCGTCTTGATGAGGCTGGCGTGCTCGGCATAGAAGGCACTCATGTGCTCGACGATGTCCGGATTGTGCTGCTCCGCGTGGCTGGCGATCTGCGCCACTTGATCCGGGGTGACGGTGGACGCCTGCTCCGGCGTGACCGTCGGCTTGCCGCCGTCCTGCTGCTGCGTGGCTTGTCCCAGCAGGGAAGCCAGGCCGCTGCCGGCGGCGCCGCTCATGAGCGAGGCCAGCACCGCCGGTCCCATGCCGCTCAGCAACTGATTGAGCATGCCGGCCTGCTGGTTCGGATTGGCCTGGCCGAACATCTGCGCGGCGGCCTGCGCGAAGGGCGGCGTCTGGTCGGAGCGCAGCATCGCAGCCAGGCCCTGGCTCAGCAGATCGGAGGGCGCGTTCTGCGCGGCCTGGTCGAAATGGTCGGAGACGTCGCCGGCCGGCGGCGCGGCATTAGCGTTGGCGTTATTGCCGTTGGCCGCATTGACGAATTGGGAAAGCAGATTGCCAAGATCGAAACCCATGATGGGCCTCCTTGTCCACAGGAAAGAACGCGACGCGGCCGCGCGGCCTTCGCAATGCCCGCCGCGCGGTCGCGCCCGCTCGTAAAGGTTTACTTCTTCGACCTTCAGTTCTTCAGGTCGTCCGGCACCTTGCCGCCGTTCTCGGCCAGCTTGGTCATCACGGCCTTGTGCAGCCAGATGTTCATCGCCGCGGAATCATCCGTGTTCCCGGTATAGCCCAGCTCGCCCGCCAGCGTCTTGCGGGCGGCGAGGCTGCTGTCCAGGCCCAGCAGCTTCATCAAGTCCACAATGGACGTCTTCCAGTTCAGCGTCTGTCCGCTGCTGGCCTGCTTGGCGGCCAGGATGGCCTCCACGTCCACGGGGGGCAGATTGGCCGGGGCGGCCGTTGTCGCCGGCGCGGAAGCCGCAGCACCGCCCGCCGCCGCATCCGTGTTGGCCGGATGGTCCGAGGGGAAAATCTTGGCAAGAATCGTGGAAAAAATGCCCATGAGGTTGCTCCTCCATACGTTGAACGGTACGGCGAATGGTAGCCGCGCACGATGGCAAGATCGCGTCTGGACGCACATGGTTACGATTCTGGGACAACGCCACCTTGTGATTACAATTCATCCGCCACCCCGTGATCCGTGCCCCGGACCGCCTTGCTTCCCTCCCGGCCATTCCATCCGCCAATGAATACTACTTCCGACCAACGCCGCGCGGCCCCTTCCGCGCTGGGCATCGCCGTTTTCGTCCTGCTGGCCGTCGCCGGCCTGTTCTACGTGAAGTGGTCGCCCTATTACCAGCGCGCCTTCGTGGCGGCCGAGCATCACGCCATCGGCGCGTCCATCCTGATGGGCACCGAGGCCGCGCCGCCGGCGCCCTCGCTGTCGGCCGCGCTGGACTATGCCCTGGCCTACGGCAAGGCCATCTGGCAGGCCATGGTCCTGGGCCTGTTGCTGGGCTCGGCGGTCCAGGCATTGTTGCCGCGCCGCTGGATCGTCCGCGCCCTGGGCGGCACGGGGCTGGGCAGCGTCGTCGCCGGCGGCCTCCTGTCCGTGCCCGGCATGATGTGCACCTGCTGCGCCGCGCCGGTGGTGAACGGCTTGCGGCGCTGCCAGGCCGCGCCCGGCAGCGCCGTCGCGTTCTGGCTGGGCAATACCATGCTCAATCCGGCCACGCTCGTCTTCATGGGCTTCGTCCTGGGCTGGAAATGGACCGGCTTGCGCCTGGCGCTGGGCATCGTCATGGTGTTCGGCCTGGGCTGGCTGATCAACCGCATGAGCCGCGGGGAGACGCGCGGCTTCGACGAGGCGCAGGCCAAGGCCATGCAGGCGCGGGACCTGGACGACGCCGACGCCATGCATCCCTTCGCGCGCTGGCTGCGCCTGTTCGTCCGCATGGCGGTGCGCCTGATCCCGGAATACATCGTCCTCGTCCTCCTGCTGGGCGCGGCCCGGGCCTGGCTCTTTCCGCACATCGACGCCGGCATCGGCAACGAACTCGCGTGGGTCGTGGGGCTGGCGGTGGCGGGACTGCTGTCCGTCATTCCCACCGCCGGCGAAGTGCCCATCGTGCAGGCGATGCTCTCGCTGGGCATGGCGGCCGGCCCCGCCGCCGCCCTGCTCATGACGCTGCCGCCGGTCAGCCTGCCCTCCCTGGCCATGGTCGCCCGCTCCTTCCGCCCCGCCGAACTCGCCATCCTGGTGGCGGGGGTGCTGGCGATGGCATTGGTTGCGGCGGGGCTGGCGGTTGGATTGGGATTCTGAGCCGCTTCCCCGGGCCGCGCCGGCACGGGGAAGATAGCGCCGGCCGCGGTTCGAGACACGAAGCGCCGGGCTCGGGACACGAAGGGGCGGCTTCGAGGCACGAAGCGCCGGCCGCCCTAGCCGGGATCTTCGCCAGGCAGCCCGCCGGCCGCGCGCGGGCATGCCCGGCGCCGGATCAACCGGTCCAACGACAGCGCGCCGGGGCCGAGCGCCATGACGCCGGCCGCGAGGGCGGCCCAATAGAGATGAAAATTCGCCCAGCCGTCGGGAAAGACGAGCTGGATCACGCCGGTCATGATCAATAGCGCCAGCGCGGCCATCCGCGTCGCCAGTCCCACCAGCAGCAGGACGGGAAGAACGATTTCCGCCAGGGCGACGAAAAAGGCGACCAGGTCGGGCGCCGGAAAATCATAGGCCGCGCCGAGAACGTGGATCTTGAACTGATTCTCGAACAGGAACAGCGTCGCCGGCGAAAGAGAAAGAAAACCGTCCCACCGCGTCAGCCCGGAACGAAGAAAAGGCAGCAGCAGCGCGAGCCGCATCAAAGGCGGCGCGACGATCAGGGCGGCACGCCGTATGTTTTCCTCCACGGAACGAATCCACATCGCAGCCCCCTTTTTGCGCGAAACGGACGGATTCATGCGCCCCTCGCTCATACGCCCCTCGCTCATGTTTCCCTCGCTCATGCATCCCTCTCGATAGATGTCGGACCGCCCGCTTCCGGCGCGCGCCAGCTCGACACCGAACGGCTCGCGAACAGGTCCGTGAATGCGCGGGCCAGGTCGAACCCGCGTTCGTCCTCCCGCGCCCGCGCCGCCGCCTCGGCCACCGGCGCCCCGGCCGCGAGGCCGAGGATGAAAGCCGCGGTCCCCGCCGTGATGCGGCGCACCTCCACCTCGGCAAAAGGGCGCGCCACCAGCGCACATTCCCCGCCGCGAAAGATGTCTATCGCCGCCGGCACGCCGCCGTCGATGTTCATCAGCCAGATATGGACGGCGGGAAAGGATGAACGCACGATGCGCACGGAGGGATGCAGGACGAAACGCAGTCGCGGCAGCGCGCGCGGGTCGATCCGCTCGAACGAGGCGATATCGGCCGGCTGCCCCTCCGCCGCATGGTAGGCCTGCGCCCATGCCCGCTCGATACGGGCGACGTCGGACAGATACGGCAGGCTCGCCGCGGGCGGGAAAGCCTGG from Bordetella genomosp. 10 includes:
- a CDS encoding Bug family tripartite tricarboxylate transporter substrate binding protein, yielding MKTRLCAVLGAVAFCLAQGAAQAQTQPLNWPTKPLRLLVGSAPGGGTDAMARAVADKLGPLLKQSVVVENKPGASNTLAADLTAKSTDGHTMVMGVSTAHAIAPHLLKLGYDNDRDLVPVVFVGAVPNVLVVNNDLPVKTVQDLIALLKRKPGQLNFASSGAGSTQHIAAELFKDAAGVTMTHVPYRGSGPAMVDLMGGQVQIDFETASSVIPHVKSGKLRALAVLSAKRNPQIPDVPTMAEAGLPGLEMSAWYGIYMPSATPAAVQQRVHDAVNEVLAMPETRKRLEAIGADITPMTQAQFIQFHQAENARYAAVIKKNHISVE
- a CDS encoding LysR family transcriptional regulator — translated: MDRLPNMPGLLTRLRMRQIVLLLTIEERGTLRAAAAQLNMTQSAASKMLHELELAIGQPLFERVGRGLVLAPAGECVMGYFRGMRGTVSSLGRELEELRLGSAGKLFIGSIMAASPGHLTDALLRLKQTYPLLAVEISTGTSDLLIKQLDEGRLDVVIGRMVTLSQRDYVFRPIGEEALSVIAAVDHPLARRKRASFEAMQAYPWILQPHGSPMRDVIEQEFRAHDYETPKGLIESASILTTTNLVMKSAMLGVIPESVASRYARHGLLAILPYTIGNALTAFGSIVPRNRPLTAAAGHFVQLLHEMASGGAAEDAATKRPRERINRDASRPSSPGPRSARRRPAS
- a CDS encoding DUF3597 domain-containing protein; its protein translation is MGIFSTILAKIFPSDHPANTDAAAGGAAASAPATTAAPANLPPVDVEAILAAKQASSGQTLNWKTSIVDLMKLLGLDSSLAARKTLAGELGYTGNTDDSAAMNIWLHKAVMTKLAENGGKVPDDLKN
- a CDS encoding permease, which encodes MNTTSDQRRAAPSALGIAVFVLLAVAGLFYVKWSPYYQRAFVAAEHHAIGASILMGTEAAPPAPSLSAALDYALAYGKAIWQAMVLGLLLGSAVQALLPRRWIVRALGGTGLGSVVAGGLLSVPGMMCTCCAAPVVNGLRRCQAAPGSAVAFWLGNTMLNPATLVFMGFVLGWKWTGLRLALGIVMVFGLGWLINRMSRGETRGFDEAQAKAMQARDLDDADAMHPFARWLRLFVRMAVRLIPEYIVLVLLLGAARAWLFPHIDAGIGNELAWVVGLAVAGLLSVIPTAGEVPIVQAMLSLGMAAGPAAALLMTLPPVSLPSLAMVARSFRPAELAILVAGVLAMALVAAGLAVGLGF
- a CDS encoding DoxX family protein — its product is MWIRSVEENIRRAALIVAPPLMRLALLLPFLRSGLTRWDGFLSLSPATLFLFENQFKIHVLGAAYDFPAPDLVAFFVALAEIVLPVLLLVGLATRMAALALLIMTGVIQLVFPDGWANFHLYWAALAAGVMALGPGALSLDRLIRRRACPRAAGGLPGEDPG
- a CDS encoding HvfC/BufC N-terminal domain-containing protein, translating into METRREIPALGARQRAFAEALLDPGLDVPASLTGPDGVSSARRFNVYRNNIVAGLVGALRAAYPAVLRITGDDFFSAMARLYAAREPPASPVMLAYGGTFPDFIQAFPPAASLPYLSDVARIERAWAQAYHAAEGQPADIASFERIDPRALPRLRFVLHPSVRIVRSSFPAVHIWLMNIDGGVPAAIDIFRGGECALVARPFAEVEVRRITAGTAAFILGLAAGAPVAEAAARAREDERGFDLARAFTDLFASRSVSSWRAPEAGGPTSIERDA